A region of Desulfobacterales bacterium DNA encodes the following proteins:
- a CDS encoding hydroxyacid dehydrogenase yields MKTVLVNKPIHPDALKRLSEEVRILTPFKASRAELMDMLSGVQGVVLCLGLDFTAEVIDHCKVIEVIGRHGAGVETVDVEAANRRNIPVVFTPFGPTESTAEHAFTLMMATARKLSLLDREIRAGNFHIRDQVIGRELFSAGVGVVGFGRIGKRFAQMCRSALEMEIHVFDPLLDRSEVEAWGAVYENDLVEMARKVDVLSLHCPLTDQTHQVVNRQVIAAMKADAIFINASRGPLADERALVEALQQNKIAGAGLDVYDPESPAEDNPLFSLDNVVLTPHLASFTDEGRKRMGLTVVEDVLSVLRGDPPKYPLNPEVL; encoded by the coding sequence ATGAAAACGGTTCTCGTCAACAAGCCGATTCACCCGGATGCCTTGAAAAGACTGTCGGAAGAGGTCCGGATATTGACCCCGTTTAAAGCATCCCGTGCGGAACTTATGGACATGCTTTCCGGGGTGCAGGGGGTTGTCCTCTGTCTCGGGTTGGATTTTACCGCAGAAGTAATCGATCACTGCAAAGTCATTGAAGTCATCGGGCGCCACGGCGCCGGCGTCGAAACCGTCGATGTTGAAGCGGCAAACCGCAGGAACATTCCGGTGGTGTTTACGCCCTTTGGCCCTACGGAATCCACGGCCGAACACGCCTTTACGCTGATGATGGCGACGGCACGCAAATTGTCCCTGCTGGACAGGGAAATCCGTGCGGGTAATTTCCATATCCGGGATCAGGTCATCGGACGCGAATTGTTTAGCGCCGGTGTCGGCGTTGTCGGATTCGGCCGCATCGGAAAACGCTTTGCGCAAATGTGTCGGTCTGCCCTGGAAATGGAGATCCATGTTTTTGATCCGCTTTTGGATCGGTCGGAGGTGGAAGCCTGGGGCGCTGTTTATGAAAACGACCTTGTGGAAATGGCGCGCAAGGTTGATGTCCTTTCGCTGCACTGTCCCCTGACCGATCAGACCCACCAGGTGGTCAACCGCCAAGTGATCGCCGCAATGAAAGCAGATGCGATTTTCATCAACGCCTCGCGCGGGCCCCTTGCGGACGAACGCGCCTTGGTTGAAGCCCTGCAGCAGAACAAGATAGCCGGTGCCGGCCTGGATGTATACGATCCCGAATCGCCTGCAGAAGACAATCCTTTGTTTTCTTTAGACAATGTGGTACTGACGCCCCATCTGGCCAGTTTCACGGATGAAGGACGAAAGCGCATGGGACTAACCGTCGTGGAAGATGTTCTCAGCGTCCTGCGCGGCGATCCGCCTAAGTATCCACTCAATCCGGAAGTGCTTTAA
- a CDS encoding peptidyl-alpha-hydroxyglycine alpha-amidating lyase family protein: MKVVPNFKVVEGWEKLPKGYVHKDVDGVAVDSKDNVYLMTRKDARVIVYDRGGNFLRSWGEGIFTQRTHGIAIDSNDMIYTVDDGDHTVRKFTPEGKQVMMIGTSGKASDTGYDGKNMDSVKKGGPPFNRPTDVAIASNGDLYVCDGYGNSRVHRFSADGKLIQSWGEPGTGAGEFILPHGIGISPDGRVFVADRENDRIQIFSLDGKYLDMWTHVQRPTDISFDKEGRVYVSELWWKPGSMSFTNGPVRFDLPGGVRLLDLGGNLLSHWCSADREAPGNFVAPHTLCVDSRGDMYVGEVTHTFGVSRGGVREDAHTFQKFACA, encoded by the coding sequence GTGAAAGTGGTTCCGAATTTCAAAGTTGTTGAAGGGTGGGAGAAGCTGCCTAAGGGGTATGTCCATAAGGACGTGGACGGGGTGGCGGTCGACTCCAAGGATAACGTTTATCTGATGACCCGGAAAGACGCCAGAGTTATCGTCTACGACAGGGGCGGCAATTTTCTTCGTTCCTGGGGTGAAGGCATATTCACACAGCGTACGCACGGGATTGCCATCGATTCGAACGACATGATTTACACGGTTGACGACGGCGATCATACCGTTCGTAAATTTACGCCCGAGGGAAAACAGGTGATGATGATCGGTACCTCCGGCAAGGCCTCGGATACCGGCTACGACGGAAAGAACATGGATAGTGTCAAAAAAGGCGGCCCGCCCTTTAACCGGCCCACCGATGTCGCCATTGCTTCAAACGGCGATCTTTACGTCTGCGACGGTTACGGCAACTCACGGGTGCATCGTTTTAGTGCCGACGGGAAGCTTATCCAGTCCTGGGGCGAGCCTGGAACCGGCGCCGGCGAGTTCATCCTGCCGCACGGTATCGGGATTTCTCCTGACGGGCGCGTTTTCGTGGCCGACCGGGAAAATGATCGTATTCAGATTTTCTCCCTTGATGGAAAGTATCTTGACATGTGGACGCACGTCCAGCGGCCCACAGACATTTCCTTCGACAAGGAAGGGCGGGTTTACGTATCGGAGCTTTGGTGGAAACCCGGGAGCATGTCTTTCACCAACGGTCCGGTCAGATTCGATCTGCCGGGAGGTGTAAGGCTTCTGGACCTTGGGGGCAACCTGCTGTCGCACTGGTGCAGCGCCGACCGTGAAGCTCCCGGAAATTTCGTTGCGCCGCATACCCTGTGCGTGGATTCGCGTGGTGATATGTATGTGGGCGAGGTTACCCATACCTTCGGCGTATCGCGCGGCGGTGTGCGCGAGGACGCCCATACCTTTCAGAAGTTTGCGTGTGCCTAA
- a CDS encoding aldolase/citrate lyase family protein, translating into MKFIRDRVLRRELMFGVGAQLGSSLTVEMIGAAGFDWTWIDCEHGAGDHSELITQIQVASLGNAPPVVRIAWNEAPRFKRVLDLGASGIMVPYVNTKAEARLAAQSMRYQPEGIRGVAQSPRSCGFGQNFEDYFAKANDNLLTIVQIETREAVDNAAEIAAVPGVDVLFVGPFDLSINMEIVKKFDHPDFIAALEKVSDACKQHGKAAGILTPRSDYLTAWIEMGYTFFVVGSDSGCVTNGLNQIYGACKNYK; encoded by the coding sequence ATGAAGTTTATACGTGACCGCGTGCTGCGCCGGGAACTCATGTTCGGCGTAGGCGCCCAACTGGGTTCCAGCCTCACCGTTGAAATGATCGGCGCCGCCGGCTTTGATTGGACCTGGATCGACTGTGAACATGGGGCCGGCGACCACAGTGAGCTGATTACCCAGATTCAGGTCGCCAGTCTGGGCAACGCCCCGCCGGTTGTAAGGATCGCCTGGAATGAGGCACCTCGCTTCAAACGGGTTCTTGATCTGGGCGCCAGCGGCATCATGGTGCCGTATGTCAACACCAAGGCCGAAGCCCGGCTGGCCGCCCAATCCATGCGCTACCAGCCCGAAGGAATTCGCGGGGTCGCGCAGTCTCCCCGATCGTGTGGGTTCGGCCAAAATTTCGAGGATTATTTTGCCAAGGCAAATGACAATCTCCTGACAATCGTGCAGATTGAAACCCGGGAAGCGGTGGACAACGCCGCTGAAATTGCTGCGGTTCCGGGCGTTGACGTTCTGTTTGTGGGCCCCTTTGATTTGAGCATCAATATGGAAATTGTTAAAAAATTTGACCACCCCGACTTTATCGCCGCCCTTGAAAAAGTATCCGATGCCTGCAAACAGCACGGTAAAGCCGCTGGAATCCTGACCCCCAGGTCCGATTATCTTACAGCGTGGATTGAAATGGGGTACACTTTTTTTGTCGTGGGCTCGGACAGCGGTTGTGTTACCAACGGCTTAAATCAGATCTATGGCGCCTGTAAAAATTACAAATGA
- a CDS encoding DUF362 domain-containing protein: MKFPKMAKINQTFDPQHIGDVRAETYREVSALRLQEKVKAGETVAITGGSRGIANIDLITRGVVDELKKTGAQPFIFPSMGSHGGATDKGQLKVLENLGITEAAMGCPVHSSMAVVCLGDASDGYPIYVDKYANEADHIVVVNRVKPHTKFEGPIESGLMKMMAIGMGKHKGAEYYHSAAVKLTFQRIVENVGLEVIQRCPVLFGLGIVENAYHQTCLIKALQPESIFEGEKKLLAASKERMARIPFDAIDVLVIDQIGKDISGTGMDTKVIGRNRDILGDFITGPRPKRIYVRDLTAATEGSAIGIGFADFTTTRLVNKMDRHKTYVNCLTAISPEKGAIPMYFDTDREALAACFSSIGDIPMAQVRMVHIKNTLDLENISVSQALESEIRQKPGLKILGKWNEMELDKAGDLISPFAG, from the coding sequence ATGAAATTTCCTAAAATGGCGAAAATAAATCAGACCTTTGATCCTCAGCATATTGGGGATGTCCGTGCGGAGACGTACAGGGAGGTATCGGCGCTCCGGCTTCAAGAAAAAGTAAAAGCCGGGGAGACGGTGGCCATAACAGGGGGCAGCCGGGGCATCGCCAATATTGACTTAATAACACGGGGCGTCGTTGACGAACTGAAAAAAACAGGTGCGCAGCCATTTATCTTTCCGTCCATGGGCAGCCACGGCGGCGCAACGGATAAGGGGCAGTTAAAGGTTCTTGAAAATTTAGGAATAACCGAAGCGGCCATGGGATGCCCCGTGCACAGCAGCATGGCGGTGGTCTGCCTGGGAGATGCCAGTGACGGCTATCCGATATATGTGGACAAATATGCCAATGAGGCGGATCATATTGTTGTCGTCAATCGGGTAAAGCCGCATACAAAGTTTGAAGGTCCCATCGAAAGCGGTCTTATGAAGATGATGGCCATCGGCATGGGCAAACACAAAGGCGCCGAATACTATCACAGCGCTGCAGTAAAATTAACATTTCAAAGGATCGTCGAAAATGTCGGACTGGAGGTGATCCAGAGATGCCCGGTTCTTTTTGGATTGGGCATTGTTGAAAACGCCTATCACCAGACCTGCCTGATCAAGGCGCTGCAGCCGGAATCTATTTTTGAGGGTGAAAAGAAACTGCTGGCCGCGTCAAAAGAGCGGATGGCCCGGATTCCGTTTGATGCGATCGATGTGCTGGTGATCGATCAGATCGGAAAAGATATATCCGGGACCGGGATGGACACCAAGGTCATCGGCCGCAACCGTGATATTTTGGGCGACTTTATAACCGGCCCGCGGCCTAAACGGATATATGTGAGAGACTTGACGGCCGCAACCGAAGGAAGTGCGATTGGAATTGGTTTTGCCGATTTTACCACCACGCGGCTCGTCAACAAGATGGACCGGCATAAGACCTATGTCAACTGCCTGACGGCCATCAGTCCGGAAAAAGGGGCCATCCCGATGTATTTTGACACCGACCGGGAGGCATTGGCGGCCTGCTTCAGTTCCATCGGCGATATCCCCATGGCGCAGGTCCGAATGGTCCATATCAAAAATACTTTGGATCTAGAAAATATTTCTGTTTCACAAGCACTTGAAAGTGAAATCAGGCAAAAACCGGGCCTGAAAATCCTTGGGAAATGGAATGAGATGGAACTTGACAAGGCTGGCGACCTAATCAGTCCGTTTGCCGGCTGA
- a CDS encoding aldolase/citrate lyase family protein, producing MRKNKLRELLKAGKPTVGTRVQSSWPSIAEVIGHTGMFDYIEFLAEYAPFELYALDNFCRAVELFDMSAMIKVDAEHRGFLAQRGIGAGFQSVNFADCRSADDVRECVRITRPDTPEDGGTHGAGMRRFTYMGYGGGPDYVQALRDVVIVVMIEKQSAVDQLDEILSVRGVDMIQWGPSDYSMSVGLAGKKSDPKIKTAERLVFEKAAKYGIPARAEIAGIDQMKYYLDMGVRHFNLGTDIGILYNWLKENGGKLREVIAGA from the coding sequence ATGAGAAAAAATAAATTGCGCGAATTGCTGAAGGCAGGCAAACCGACTGTCGGCACACGGGTGCAAAGCAGCTGGCCGTCTATTGCCGAAGTCATCGGTCATACCGGCATGTTCGACTATATCGAATTCCTAGCTGAATATGCCCCTTTTGAACTGTATGCACTGGATAATTTTTGTCGTGCGGTGGAACTTTTCGACATGTCCGCCATGATCAAAGTCGATGCGGAGCACCGGGGGTTTCTGGCCCAGCGCGGCATCGGCGCCGGATTCCAGAGCGTCAATTTTGCCGACTGCCGGTCCGCCGATGACGTTCGCGAATGTGTGAGAATCACCCGCCCGGATACGCCTGAAGACGGTGGAACCCACGGCGCCGGCATGCGTCGCTTTACGTACATGGGGTACGGGGGCGGCCCTGATTACGTTCAGGCGCTCCGGGATGTTGTCATCGTCGTGATGATCGAAAAACAATCGGCCGTCGATCAGCTCGATGAAATACTCTCGGTCCGGGGGGTCGACATGATTCAGTGGGGTCCGTCGGATTATTCCATGAGCGTCGGGCTGGCAGGGAAAAAAAGTGACCCCAAAATCAAAACGGCTGAACGTCTTGTCTTTGAAAAAGCAGCTAAATACGGCATTCCCGCCCGCGCCGAAATTGCCGGTATCGATCAGATGAAATACTATCTGGATATGGGCGTTCGTCATTTCAATCTGGGTACGGATATCGGCATTCTATATAACTGGCTGAAAGAAAACGGCGGCAAATTAAGAGAGGTAATAGCAGGCGCTTAG
- a CDS encoding FAD-linked oxidase C-terminal domain-containing protein, with translation MGKRIKEKLMEFLGPEQVTDGLIDMISYSYDASDHSHRPLAAVWPVNTEQVIRVLQLANQERFAVIPRGAGTGLAGAAVPSQGRDSVVLDLMRMNKIVGIHILDRQAIVQPGVIYAELDKELAKVGYFFPPDPASSMACTIGGNVATNAGGIRGAKYGTTRDYVLGLEVVLPSGKLMRTGSHCIKSSSGLDIARLFVGSEGVLGVITEITLKINPKPLAFHTGLAYFASLKAAGEAVAGIMSSGIVPSVMEIMDSNTLELLKNNNKMEIAQAEACILVETDGYTDAEAEFQMDKVIEVFTRCGAIEQQTTSSSEKSAKLWRIRKSISGLAASMRPNNVSEDVTVPISQVPVMLDEIAKIVREEGFPFVIFGHAGDGNLHPKVMYDKNEPDQVRRLGNVVEKVFRLTCALGGTLTGEHGIGLAKAPYMSLEHDAEAMALMRGIKRLVDPNNILNPGKMDLD, from the coding sequence ATGGGAAAGCGCATTAAAGAAAAACTGATGGAATTCCTTGGGCCCGAACAGGTCACAGACGGTCTAATCGATATGATATCCTATTCATACGATGCATCGGATCATTCGCATCGACCCTTGGCGGCCGTCTGGCCCGTCAATACCGAACAGGTCATAAGGGTACTTCAATTGGCGAATCAGGAACGTTTTGCGGTTATCCCCAGGGGCGCCGGAACGGGCCTGGCAGGGGCAGCCGTTCCCAGCCAGGGCCGGGACAGTGTCGTCTTGGACCTTATGCGAATGAATAAGATCGTGGGTATCCATATCCTCGACCGGCAGGCGATTGTCCAGCCGGGAGTCATCTATGCGGAGCTGGATAAGGAGCTGGCCAAGGTGGGGTATTTCTTTCCGCCAGACCCGGCGTCATCCATGGCCTGTACGATTGGCGGCAATGTTGCGACCAATGCCGGCGGCATCCGGGGGGCTAAATACGGCACGACCCGTGATTATGTCCTGGGGCTGGAAGTCGTACTTCCCTCCGGCAAGTTGATGCGGACTGGTTCCCACTGCATCAAGTCCAGTTCAGGGCTGGATATCGCCCGTCTGTTTGTGGGCTCTGAGGGCGTCCTGGGGGTCATCACCGAGATTACCCTCAAGATTAATCCGAAACCCTTGGCCTTTCACACGGGACTGGCCTACTTTGCGAGCCTTAAAGCAGCCGGAGAGGCAGTGGCGGGTATCATGAGCTCCGGCATCGTCCCCAGTGTGATGGAAATCATGGATTCAAATACCTTGGAACTGCTGAAGAATAATAACAAAATGGAGATAGCCCAGGCAGAGGCCTGTATTCTGGTGGAAACGGACGGCTATACCGATGCGGAAGCCGAATTTCAGATGGATAAGGTTATCGAGGTCTTTACCCGCTGCGGCGCCATCGAACAGCAGACGACCAGTTCATCGGAAAAGTCGGCCAAACTCTGGCGGATCAGAAAATCCATTTCAGGATTGGCGGCGTCCATGCGTCCGAACAACGTGAGTGAAGATGTCACCGTACCGATTTCCCAGGTGCCGGTCATGCTGGATGAGATTGCCAAAATCGTTCGCGAGGAAGGATTCCCTTTCGTGATATTCGGGCATGCGGGTGATGGGAATCTGCACCCAAAGGTCATGTATGACAAGAATGAGCCCGACCAGGTCCGGCGGCTCGGCAATGTTGTGGAGAAAGTTTTCAGGCTCACCTGCGCGCTGGGGGGCACCCTGACCGGGGAGCACGGGATCGGGCTGGCCAAAGCCCCCTACATGTCACTGGAGCATGATGCCGAAGCTATGGCCCTCATGCGGGGAATCAAGCGCCTGGTGGACCCCAACAACATCCTGAACCCGGGCAAAATGGATCTGGATTGA